The genomic DNA CTCTTGGCAGCGCTCCGGAACTACGATCACTGCCACCGTCGTCGTTCCTGTTGGCGCAGTGGGTGCGTTCGAGGGCCCAAAAGGTGAGACGACGCGGCTCACATCGGGAACGCACCAGATGTTCGTTGACGCCGCGTAGATCCGAACCATAGTTCGTTCCAATTTAAGGGGCGGTGAGGCTGCGCCTCACCGCCCCTTAAACTCTTAGCCCTGGAGCCACCGCTGGTTGGCTCCACCGTTGCAGGCCCATTGGTTGGTCGACGCACCGTTGTCGGTGCTGTTGCCCCACACCTCCAAGCACAGCCCGCTGGCCGCATTTGAAACGGTGACGTACCCGCCCAGCGTCGGCGTGATAGTCCACTGTTGCGAACCGCTGGTAGAACATGTGGCCTGAGTCATAACAGTGCCTGGCGAAGAACTGCCGTTCTCGGGCACCAAGCATTTGCCGCTGTTAACGTTAACCACCTGGTAACTATTACTGCTGGAAGCTTGTAGCGTCCAGCGTTGGTTAGCGCCGCCGTTGCAGTTTCCTTGTCTGACGCCCGCGTTCTCAGCCGTGCTAAGACCCCAGACGTCAAGGCACTTCGAACTGTGCGCGACCTGCAGGGTTAGCTCGCTCTTTCCTGCGGGAGCCCCGAAGACCGGCCATCCGTTCTGGTAGCTCAGCGGACGAACGTCGAGCGATTCGCGACCGTTGTTGGCCGCGTCGTAATAGTGGTAGGCGAAAGAACTGGACGAACCGTCCTGATAGACGTCGCCACCACCGGCCGCGACACGCGGATAGGTGCCGGCCAGGACGACAGTGCCCGCGCCGTCGACCATCTTTCCGCCGCTCATGTCGGTGTAAGGCCCGGTGACCGACGTTGAACGTGCGACGACCGTGTGATAGGTGCTGCTGCTGCCGGAGCAGCAGAGGCCTTTAGAGCCATAGAGATAGAAGTAGTCGCCGTCGTGCGCGATCGATACCCCTTCGACGCCGGTGGCGATCTTCCACAGGTTGTGGTCGGTGGTGGAGAGCTTTCCGCTGGTCTCATCCAGCACGTGCATGTAGACGGCTCCTCCTGTCCATGATCCCCAAGACACGTAGAGGCGGTTGTCTTCGCCGCGGATGACATCCGGGTCGATTGGATAGTTCACGTCGGTGACCATGCCCTGGTCGGTCCACGGGCCGGCAGGATCACTTGCGGTCAACAAACCCATTACCGCATCGGCGGTTCCCCAGACAGACGCGCCGTAGTACAGGTGATATTCGCCGTCGAAATAGTTGATGTCCGGCGCCCAGATGTTCGGCGGCGTCTTGCCGAGCTTCGTCGTGATCCACGCGGGCGTCGTGCTCCACGTGTTACCTATCTTTGCCC from Microbacterium endophyticum includes the following:
- a CDS encoding family 43 glycosylhydrolase encodes the protein MIKVGSCYYAYSTGFENDQQNPTGSITVFRTCDATPATGWAKIGNTWSTTPAWITTKLGKTPPNIWAPDINYFDGEYHLYYGASVWGTADAVMGLLTASDPAGPWTDQGMVTDVNYPIDPDVIRGEDNRLYVSWGSWTGGAVYMHVLDETSGKLSTTDHNLWKIATGVEGVSIAHDGDYFYLYGSKGLCCSGSSSTYHTVVARSTSVTGPYTDMSGGKMVDGAGTVVLAGTYPRVAAGGGDVYQDGSSSSFAYHYYDAANNGRESLDVRPLSYQNGWPVFGAPAGKSELTLQVAHSSKCLDVWGLSTAENAGVRQGNCNGGANQRWTLQASSSNSYQVVNVNSGKCLVPENGSSSPGTVMTQATCSTSGSQQWTITPTLGGYVTVSNAASGLCLEVWGNSTDNGASTNQWACNGGANQRWLQG